Proteins encoded in a region of the Mycobacterium branderi genome:
- a CDS encoding phospho-sugar mutase, whose amino-acid sequence MNPQEWIAHDPDPVTAAELAACDADELAARFARPLRFGTAGLRGPVRGGPDAMNLAVVLRATWAVAQVRQAGTVVVGRDARHGSAEFAVAAAEVLAAAGFSVVLLPGPVPTPVLAFAVRHLGAAAGIQITASHNPPADNGYKVYFDGGIQIVSPTDHDIETAMAAAPFADQIPRQPVEPADTDLIDRYIERAAAVRRSMGSVRVALTPLHGVGGAVAVETLRRAGFGEVHTVGAQFAPDPDFPTVAFPNPEEPGATDALLTLAADVHADVAIALDPDADRCAVGIRNPDSSWRMLSGDETGWLLGDYILSHTESPETSVVASTVVSSRMLAAIAAQYGARHVETLTGFKWLARADADLPGKTLVYAYEEAIGHCVDPDAVRDKDGISAAVLVCDLVASLKQQGRSVPDMLDDLARRHGVHMIAAVSWPVADRHEAASLMTRLREDPPTRLAGFAATMTTSTNLLVFTGGDTDTSVRVALRPSGTEPKVKCYIEIRCGDRDRATALRDEVVSEIQRGPNWRSPASPRPGTM is encoded by the coding sequence GTGAACCCGCAAGAGTGGATTGCGCACGACCCGGACCCGGTGACGGCCGCCGAGCTGGCCGCCTGTGACGCCGACGAGCTGGCCGCGCGGTTCGCCCGGCCGCTGAGGTTCGGCACCGCCGGGCTGCGCGGACCGGTGCGCGGCGGTCCCGACGCCATGAACCTCGCCGTGGTGCTGCGCGCGACGTGGGCGGTGGCGCAGGTCCGCCAAGCCGGCACCGTGGTTGTCGGCCGCGACGCGCGTCACGGGTCGGCCGAGTTCGCGGTGGCAGCAGCCGAAGTCCTTGCCGCCGCCGGGTTTTCGGTGGTGTTGCTGCCCGGCCCGGTGCCCACGCCGGTACTCGCGTTTGCGGTGCGCCACCTGGGCGCGGCAGCCGGCATCCAGATCACCGCGTCGCACAACCCGCCGGCCGACAACGGCTACAAGGTGTATTTCGACGGCGGCATCCAGATCGTCTCGCCCACCGACCACGACATCGAAACAGCCATGGCCGCGGCACCTTTCGCCGATCAGATACCCAGGCAGCCGGTTGAGCCCGCCGACACCGATCTGATCGACCGCTATATCGAGCGGGCCGCGGCGGTGCGACGCTCGATGGGTTCGGTGCGGGTGGCGCTGACGCCGTTGCACGGAGTGGGTGGCGCGGTGGCCGTCGAGACGCTGCGGCGCGCCGGCTTCGGCGAGGTACACACCGTCGGGGCCCAGTTCGCACCGGATCCCGACTTCCCCACCGTCGCGTTCCCCAACCCGGAAGAACCGGGCGCCACCGACGCGCTGCTGACGCTGGCCGCCGACGTGCACGCCGACGTGGCTATCGCGCTGGATCCCGACGCCGACCGCTGCGCGGTCGGGATTCGAAACCCCGACAGCTCGTGGCGGATGCTCTCCGGCGACGAAACCGGTTGGCTGCTAGGCGATTACATCCTGTCGCACACTGAAAGCCCCGAGACCAGCGTGGTGGCCAGCACCGTGGTGTCGTCGCGCATGCTGGCTGCGATCGCCGCGCAGTACGGCGCGCGCCACGTCGAAACCCTGACCGGTTTCAAATGGCTGGCGCGTGCCGACGCGGACCTGCCCGGCAAAACGTTGGTCTACGCCTACGAGGAGGCGATCGGGCACTGCGTCGACCCGGACGCGGTTCGCGACAAGGACGGCATCAGCGCCGCGGTACTGGTCTGCGACCTGGTGGCATCGCTCAAGCAGCAGGGCCGCTCGGTGCCCGACATGCTCGACGACCTCGCTCGCCGCCACGGCGTGCACATGATCGCGGCCGTATCATGGCCGGTCGCCGACCGGCACGAGGCGGCCTCCCTGATGACGCGGCTGCGAGAAGATCCGCCGACCCGGCTGGCCGGATTCGCGGCGACCATGACCACAAGCACCAATCTGCTGGTCTTCACCGGCGGTGACACCGACACATCGGTCCGGGTGGCACTGCGGCCGTCGGGAACCGAACCGAAAGTCAAGTGCTACATCGAGATTCGGTGCGGCGACCGCGACCGCGCGACTGCGCTACGTGACGAAGTGGTGTCCGAAATTCAGCGCGGCCCGAACTGGCGATCACCGGCGTCGCCGAGACCCGGCACAATGTAG
- the upp gene encoding uracil phosphoribosyltransferase — MEVRVVDHPLAAARLTTLRDERTDNVAFRAALRDLTLMLVYEATRDAPRDIVPVRTPLAETSGARLATPPLLVPVLRAGLGMVDQAHALLPEARVGFVGVVRDEETFSPVPYLEALPDDLSAQPVMVLDPMLATGGSMTHTIGLLHRRGARDITVLCVVAAPEGIAALEKTAPYVRVFTAAVDDGLNENAYIVPGLGDAGDRQFGPR, encoded by the coding sequence GTGGAAGTGCGTGTCGTTGACCACCCGCTGGCCGCGGCCCGGCTGACCACACTGCGCGACGAACGCACCGACAACGTCGCGTTTCGCGCCGCGTTGCGCGACCTGACGCTGATGCTGGTCTACGAGGCAACCCGTGATGCGCCGCGCGACATCGTCCCGGTGCGCACCCCACTGGCCGAGACGTCCGGCGCGCGGCTGGCCACGCCGCCGCTGCTGGTGCCGGTGCTGCGGGCCGGATTGGGGATGGTCGACCAGGCGCACGCGCTGCTGCCGGAAGCCCGGGTGGGCTTCGTCGGCGTGGTCCGCGACGAGGAAACCTTTTCGCCCGTGCCGTATCTCGAAGCGCTGCCCGACGATTTGAGCGCCCAGCCGGTGATGGTTCTCGACCCGATGCTGGCCACCGGCGGGTCCATGACCCACACCATCGGCTTGCTGCACCGCCGCGGCGCCCGCGACATCACCGTGCTGTGCGTGGTGGCGGCGCCGGAAGGGATTGCGGCGCTGGAGAAGACAGCACCCTATGTTCGAGTGTTCACCGCGGCGGTCGACGACGGGCTCAACGAAAACGCCTACATTGTGCCGGGTCTCGGCGACGCCGGTGATCGCCAGTTCGGGCCGCGCTGA
- a CDS encoding alkaline phosphatase family protein produces MRRRGRRHGRRQRAVSLFGVLAVLTAVMSWPPAHFEPPATPVNVAAAIPTPAHVVVVVEENRSYANIIGNPAAPYINSLAAGGASMTQSFAEVHPSQPNYFALFAGSTLGVKENNCPVSGGTTPNLGSQLLSTGRTFVGYAESLPAVGSQACSSAKYARKHAPWVNFTNIPPAYSLPFSAFPANYAALPTVSFVIPNVDNDMHDGSIAQGDTWLYRNLSPYAEWAKANNSLLILTWDEDDNSQRNQIPTIFYGAHIRPGTYSEPISHYNVLSTLEQMYGLPKLGLAARAPAITDIWAS; encoded by the coding sequence ATGCGGCGCCGCGGCCGGCGACACGGCAGACGACAGCGAGCGGTCAGCCTGTTCGGCGTCTTGGCCGTGTTGACGGCGGTGATGTCTTGGCCGCCAGCACATTTCGAGCCTCCCGCGACGCCGGTGAACGTCGCCGCCGCTATTCCGACGCCCGCGCACGTCGTCGTCGTGGTGGAAGAGAACCGCTCCTACGCCAACATCATCGGCAACCCGGCTGCCCCCTACATCAACTCGTTGGCCGCCGGCGGCGCGTCGATGACGCAGTCCTTCGCCGAAGTGCATCCGAGCCAGCCGAATTACTTCGCGCTGTTCGCCGGCAGCACGCTGGGGGTCAAGGAGAACAACTGCCCGGTCAGCGGCGGCACCACCCCGAACCTGGGTTCGCAATTGCTCAGTACCGGACGCACTTTCGTGGGCTACGCCGAAAGCCTGCCGGCCGTCGGCTCGCAGGCATGCAGCTCGGCCAAATACGCCCGCAAGCACGCGCCGTGGGTCAACTTCACCAACATTCCCCCCGCCTACTCGCTGCCGTTTTCGGCATTCCCGGCCAATTACGCCGCGCTGCCGACCGTCTCATTCGTCATCCCCAACGTCGACAACGACATGCACGACGGCTCGATAGCGCAAGGCGACACCTGGCTGTACCGCAACCTGTCGCCCTATGCGGAATGGGCGAAGGCCAACAACAGCCTGCTGATCCTGACCTGGGACGAGGACGACAACTCCCAGCGAAACCAGATCCCGACCATCTTCTACGGCGCACACATCAGGCCGGGGACCTACAGCGAGCCGATCAGCCACTACAACGTGTTGTCCACCCTGGAGCAGATGTACGGGCTGCCCAAGCTCGGCCTGGCCGCGCGGGCCCCGGCGATCACCGACATTTGGGCCTCGTAA
- the satS gene encoding protein export chaperone SatS — protein MAADLVPIRLSLTAGDRYTVWAPRWRDAGDEWEAFLGRDEDLYGFETVADLVAFVRTNTEHDLVDHPGWQEFSTANAHKLDPAEDQQFDLIAVEEVVAEKPTEESVAALAGTLAIVSSIGSVCELPAVTKFFNGNPTLGTVAGGIEHFTGKAGLKRWNAIAEIIGRGWDDVLAAVDGIVSTPEVDSAASAKAADELAEPPEEPDEVVADEDAAEEETPAEDVEEDARADGDAVVLGSDEDFWLKVGIDPVRIMTGAGTFYTLRCYFDDRPIFLGRNGRISVFSSERALARYLADEHDHDLSDLSTYDDIRTAATDGSLEVDVTDDNVYVLTGLADDFAEGPDAVDREQLELAVELLRDVGDYAEDNTVDKALATERALGQLIAYVLEPGSVDKPTPPYAEAVREWEELDRFVESRLRRE, from the coding sequence ATGGCTGCTGACCTCGTGCCTATCCGCCTGAGCCTGACCGCCGGCGACCGCTACACCGTGTGGGCGCCCCGCTGGCGCGACGCCGGCGACGAGTGGGAGGCGTTCCTGGGCCGCGACGAAGACCTCTATGGCTTCGAAACCGTCGCCGACCTGGTTGCTTTCGTACGGACCAACACCGAGCACGACCTGGTCGACCACCCCGGTTGGCAGGAGTTCAGCACGGCCAACGCACATAAGCTGGATCCCGCCGAGGACCAGCAATTCGACCTGATCGCGGTCGAGGAAGTGGTCGCGGAGAAGCCGACCGAGGAATCGGTCGCGGCGCTGGCGGGCACGCTCGCGATCGTGTCGTCGATCGGATCGGTGTGCGAGCTGCCGGCAGTGACGAAGTTCTTCAACGGCAACCCGACCCTGGGCACCGTGGCCGGCGGCATCGAGCACTTCACCGGCAAAGCCGGCCTCAAACGCTGGAACGCGATCGCCGAGATCATCGGGCGCGGCTGGGACGACGTGCTCGCCGCCGTCGACGGCATCGTCAGCACACCGGAGGTGGACAGCGCGGCGTCGGCGAAGGCGGCCGACGAATTGGCCGAACCGCCGGAGGAACCCGACGAGGTGGTGGCCGACGAGGACGCCGCCGAGGAGGAAACACCGGCCGAGGACGTCGAGGAGGATGCCCGCGCCGACGGCGACGCGGTGGTACTCGGCAGCGACGAGGACTTCTGGCTGAAGGTCGGCATCGACCCCGTCCGGATCATGACCGGCGCCGGCACGTTCTACACGCTGCGCTGCTATTTCGACGACCGGCCGATCTTCCTGGGCCGCAACGGGCGGATCAGCGTGTTCAGCTCCGAGCGGGCGCTGGCCCGCTATCTGGCCGACGAGCACGACCACGACCTGTCGGATCTGAGCACCTACGACGACATCCGCACCGCCGCCACCGACGGCTCGCTGGAGGTCGACGTCACCGACGACAACGTCTACGTGCTGACCGGGCTGGCCGACGATTTCGCCGAGGGACCCGATGCGGTGGACCGCGAGCAGCTCGAGCTGGCCGTCGAGCTGCTGCGCGACGTCGGCGACTACGCCGAGGACAACACCGTCGACAAGGCGCTGGCTACCGAACGCGCGCTGGGCCAGCTGATCGCCTACGTGCTGGAGCCCGGCTCGGTCGACAAGCCCACACCGCCGTACGCCGAGGCGGTGCGGGAGTGGGAGGAACTGGACCGGTTCGTGGAGTCGCGGCTAAGGCGCGAGTAG
- a CDS encoding ABC transporter permease: MNGEVGWVGLATSLALVAFAAAISLWQRLGLERQVLWAATRALAQLLLVGGALTLLFAPGRSLWWSWAWTAGMVAYAGDVARRRAPEVPRLGVLAVAAFTAAAVVTLGVIFGLRVFPLQPRTLVPIAGMMIGNSMTATVLVARRLVDELRDKRAEVEARLALGQPYRQAAAPYLRIALRSAVSPQIETTKATGLVFLPGAMTGLILAGVSPVQAVLVQAVVMFLILGSVAVTTVVVALGLVRRVFTRDHRLLPLLAPQP, encoded by the coding sequence ATGAACGGCGAAGTCGGCTGGGTGGGACTGGCGACGTCGCTGGCCCTGGTGGCGTTCGCGGCGGCGATCTCGCTGTGGCAGCGCCTCGGTCTGGAGCGGCAGGTGCTGTGGGCGGCGACCCGCGCGCTGGCCCAGCTGCTGCTCGTGGGCGGAGCGCTGACGCTACTGTTTGCGCCCGGCCGCTCGCTGTGGTGGTCGTGGGCATGGACCGCGGGCATGGTCGCCTACGCGGGCGACGTTGCACGCCGGCGCGCGCCCGAGGTGCCGCGGCTGGGCGTGCTGGCCGTCGCCGCGTTCACCGCCGCGGCGGTGGTCACTCTGGGAGTGATATTCGGGCTGCGGGTATTTCCGCTGCAGCCGCGCACCCTGGTACCGATCGCGGGGATGATGATCGGCAACTCGATGACGGCCACCGTGCTGGTGGCCCGGCGACTGGTCGACGAGCTGCGCGACAAACGCGCCGAGGTCGAGGCGCGGCTGGCCCTCGGGCAGCCCTACCGGCAAGCCGCCGCGCCGTATCTGCGGATCGCGCTGCGCTCGGCGGTATCCCCGCAGATCGAAACCACCAAGGCGACCGGGCTGGTGTTTCTGCCCGGCGCGATGACCGGGCTGATCCTCGCCGGGGTCTCCCCGGTGCAGGCCGTGCTCGTGCAGGCCGTAGTGATGTTTTTGATCCTGGGTTCAGTGGCGGTGACCACCGTCGTGGTCGCGCTCGGCCTGGTGCGGCGGGTGTTCACCCGCGATCACCGGCTGCTGCCGCTACTCGCGCCGCAGCCTTGA
- a CDS encoding ABC transporter ATP-binding protein: MVDKNPDTVFDFADVVVERGGIRALDGFTAAVPQQGVTVVFGPSGSGKSTLLRLCNRLEVPTSGRVSFCGKDIADIDPLWLRRRVGMCFQRPTPFPGTVADNLRVADPQVSESAMAETLTRVALTGSWLDRDTASLSGGEAQRMCLARTLIARPQVLLLDEPTSAVDAAAAAVIEAAVRELAHDDGIPALWVTHDAAQLERIADRVLRIERGRCVGLEEVTR; encoded by the coding sequence GTGGTCGATAAGAACCCCGACACGGTGTTCGACTTCGCCGACGTCGTGGTGGAGCGGGGCGGAATCCGCGCGCTGGATGGCTTCACCGCCGCTGTTCCGCAGCAGGGCGTCACGGTGGTGTTCGGGCCGTCGGGCTCGGGCAAGTCGACCCTGCTGCGACTGTGCAATCGGCTGGAGGTGCCGACCAGCGGCCGAGTGTCGTTCTGCGGCAAGGACATTGCCGACATCGATCCGTTGTGGCTGCGACGCCGGGTTGGCATGTGCTTTCAGCGCCCCACCCCGTTTCCCGGCACGGTGGCCGACAATTTGCGTGTCGCCGACCCGCAGGTCTCCGAGTCTGCGATGGCCGAGACATTGACGCGGGTGGCGTTGACCGGCTCGTGGCTGGACCGCGACACGGCCTCTCTGTCCGGCGGGGAAGCGCAACGAATGTGTCTGGCCCGCACACTGATTGCCCGACCCCAGGTGCTGCTGCTGGACGAACCGACCTCCGCGGTGGACGCCGCCGCCGCGGCGGTGATCGAGGCCGCGGTGCGGGAACTCGCCCACGACGACGGCATACCGGCGTTGTGGGTCACTCACGACGCCGCGCAGCTCGAGCGGATCGCCGACCGGGTGCTGCGCATCGAACGCGGCCGCTGTGTCGGGCTGGAGGAGGTGACGCGATGA
- a CDS encoding multicopper oxidase family protein, giving the protein MWKLPRASSSRPTYNGQFPGPLLRFTAGKPTRVDVHNDTDIPQQLHWHGQRLPVDVDGSAEEGTPFIPAHGMRRISFVPGPAGFRFYHTHLTPAADMTGGQYSGLVGPVYIEPNNDPGSYDREAFLTLKEFEPSLTQSEEMDSDFLAGDAVAELQNTGEQAMATSVAAGTPHGYEVGYDTFTVNGRTLGHGEPIRVKAGERLLLHVLNGSATENRSLALPGHTFTVIALDGNPVPKPASVPVLWLGAGERVSAIVELTHPGIWVLGDLSDEDRRRGMGVVVEYAGRTGSPEWASPPVFRWDYRLFAAAGQTPAPVDHVIDMLIEKRNAAHDGFNVWTINGTAFTMDSKQPVLDISSGKRYRLRFRNASDDLHPMHLHRHTFEITHVAGTPTAGIRKDVAMLGGYQTMDVDFLADQPGLSLLHCHQQLHMDFGFMLLLHCS; this is encoded by the coding sequence ATGTGGAAGTTGCCCCGGGCAAGCTCATCACGACCGACCTACAACGGCCAATTCCCCGGACCGCTGCTGCGGTTCACCGCGGGCAAACCGACTCGGGTCGACGTGCACAACGACACCGACATTCCCCAACAGCTGCATTGGCACGGGCAGCGCCTGCCGGTGGATGTCGACGGTTCCGCCGAAGAAGGCACGCCGTTCATCCCGGCCCACGGCATGCGCCGAATTTCGTTCGTCCCAGGCCCGGCCGGTTTCCGCTTCTACCACACCCATCTCACTCCGGCCGCCGACATGACCGGCGGCCAGTACAGCGGCCTGGTCGGCCCGGTGTACATCGAGCCCAACAATGATCCCGGCTCCTATGACCGCGAAGCCTTCCTCACGCTCAAGGAATTTGAGCCCAGCCTCACCCAGAGCGAAGAGATGGACAGCGACTTCCTGGCCGGAGACGCCGTTGCCGAGCTGCAGAACACCGGCGAGCAAGCGATGGCCACATCGGTGGCGGCCGGCACGCCGCACGGTTACGAGGTCGGCTACGACACCTTCACCGTCAACGGGCGCACACTCGGCCACGGCGAGCCGATCCGGGTGAAAGCCGGTGAGCGGCTGCTGCTCCACGTGCTCAACGGCAGCGCAACGGAAAATCGAAGCCTCGCCCTGCCCGGCCACACGTTCACCGTCATTGCCCTGGACGGCAACCCGGTGCCCAAGCCTGCCAGTGTGCCGGTGCTGTGGCTGGGCGCCGGCGAGCGTGTCTCGGCGATCGTCGAGCTGACCCACCCCGGCATCTGGGTCCTCGGCGACCTGTCCGACGAAGATCGCCGGCGCGGTATGGGTGTGGTGGTCGAGTACGCCGGGCGCACAGGCAGCCCAGAATGGGCATCGCCACCTGTATTCCGATGGGACTACCGGTTATTCGCCGCAGCAGGCCAAACCCCGGCGCCCGTTGACCACGTCATCGACATGCTCATCGAAAAGCGCAACGCGGCTCACGACGGGTTCAACGTCTGGACCATCAACGGGACGGCGTTCACGATGGACAGCAAGCAACCGGTGCTCGACATCTCCTCCGGTAAGCGGTATCGGCTGCGGTTCCGCAACGCCAGCGACGACCTCCACCCCATGCACCTGCACCGGCACACCTTCGAAATCACCCATGTCGCAGGCACACCCACCGCCGGTATCCGCAAGGACGTCGCCATGCTCGGCGGCTACCAGACCATGGACGTCGACTTCCTCGCCGACCAGCCCGGCTTGTCGCTACTGCACTGTCACCAACAGCTGCACATGGATTTCGGGTTCATGTTGTTGCTGCACTGCTCCTGA
- a CDS encoding adenosine deaminase, which yields MTTPLSLEAIQQAPKALLHDHLDGGLRPATVLDLAGELGYDDLPATDVDELARWFHTRSYSGSLERYLEPFAHTVAVMQTPEALHRVAVECVEDLAADNVVYAEVRFAPELHINRGLSFDEVVDTVLAGFADGEKAAAAAGRPITVRCLVTAMRHAALSREIAELAIRFRDKGVVGFDIAGAEAGYPPTRHLDAFEYMRDHNARFTIHAGEAFGLPSIHEAIAFCSADRLGHGVRIVDDIDVDDDGTVRLGQQASILRDKRIPLELCPSSNVHSGVVASIAEHPFDLLARARFRVTINTDNRLMSDTSMSREMHRLVEAFGYGWSDLERFTINAMKSAFIPFDERLAIIDEVIKPRFAVLIG from the coding sequence ATGACGACGCCGCTGAGCCTGGAGGCCATCCAGCAGGCACCCAAAGCGCTGCTGCACGATCACCTCGACGGCGGGCTGCGCCCGGCCACCGTGTTGGACCTTGCCGGGGAACTGGGCTACGACGACCTGCCCGCCACCGACGTCGACGAGCTCGCTCGCTGGTTTCACACTCGCTCCTACAGCGGATCGTTGGAGCGCTACCTGGAGCCGTTCGCGCACACCGTGGCGGTGATGCAGACGCCCGAGGCGCTGCACCGGGTCGCCGTCGAGTGCGTGGAGGACCTGGCCGCCGACAACGTCGTCTACGCCGAGGTGCGGTTCGCCCCCGAGCTGCACATCAACCGCGGGCTGTCGTTCGACGAGGTCGTGGACACCGTGCTGGCCGGATTCGCCGATGGCGAGAAGGCCGCCGCTGCGGCCGGCCGTCCGATCACCGTCCGCTGCCTGGTCACCGCGATGCGCCACGCCGCGCTGTCCCGCGAGATCGCCGAGCTGGCGATCCGGTTCCGGGACAAGGGCGTCGTCGGTTTCGACATCGCCGGCGCGGAGGCCGGCTATCCGCCGACCCGGCACCTGGACGCGTTCGAATACATGCGAGACCACAACGCGCGCTTCACGATTCACGCCGGCGAGGCGTTCGGGCTGCCGTCGATTCACGAGGCGATCGCGTTCTGCAGTGCCGACCGGCTCGGTCACGGGGTGCGCATCGTCGACGACATCGACGTCGACGACGACGGCACCGTGCGGCTCGGCCAGCAGGCATCGATCTTGCGGGACAAGCGAATTCCCCTGGAGCTGTGCCCCAGCTCCAACGTGCATTCCGGTGTGGTAGCCAGCATCGCCGAGCACCCGTTCGACCTGCTGGCCCGGGCCCGGTTCCGGGTGACCATCAACACCGATAACCGGCTGATGAGCGACACGTCGATGAGCCGCGAAATGCACCGGCTGGTAGAAGCATTCGGCTATGGCTGGAGCGACCTCGAGCGGTTCACGATCAATGCGATGAAGTCGGCGTTCATTCCGTTCGACGAGCGGCTGGCGATCATCGATGAGGTGATCAAGCCGCGGTTCGCCGTCCTGATCGGCTGA
- a CDS encoding thymidine phosphorylase — translation MSFDAPTVIKTKRDGGRLSDAAIDWVIDAYTGGQIAEEQMSALLMAIFLRGMDADETARWTAAMMASGERLDFSDLLTVDKHSTGGVGDKITLPLVAVVAACGAAVPQASGRGLGHTGGTLDKLESIAGFTADLTNSQVRQQLRDVGAAIFAAGRLAPADAKLYALRDITGTVESLPLIASSVMSKKLAEGAGALVLDVKVGTGAFMTSEDRARELAHTMVRLGAAHGVPTHALLTDMNRPLGLTAGNALEVAEALDVLAGGGPPDVVELTVTLATEMLRLAGVDGRDPAQTLRDGTAMDRFRALIAAQGGDLSVPLPVGACSESVTAPRGGTMGDIDAMAVGMTAWRLGAGRSRPGERVQPGAGIRIHRRPGEPVAAGEPLFTLYTDTPERFPAAMAELDGGWSVGDVPPAPRPLVIDRITG, via the coding sequence GTGAGTTTCGACGCGCCGACGGTCATCAAGACCAAACGCGACGGCGGTCGGCTCTCCGACGCCGCGATCGACTGGGTGATCGACGCCTACACCGGCGGGCAGATCGCCGAGGAACAGATGTCGGCGCTGTTGATGGCGATCTTTCTGCGCGGCATGGACGCCGACGAGACCGCGCGGTGGACAGCGGCGATGATGGCCTCCGGCGAACGGCTGGACTTCAGCGACCTCCTCACCGTCGACAAGCACTCCACCGGCGGGGTCGGCGACAAGATCACCCTGCCCTTGGTGGCGGTCGTGGCGGCGTGCGGCGCGGCGGTGCCGCAGGCGTCGGGCCGCGGGCTGGGCCACACCGGCGGCACCCTCGACAAGCTGGAATCCATCGCCGGCTTCACCGCCGACCTCACCAACAGCCAAGTGCGCCAACAACTTCGCGACGTCGGCGCAGCCATCTTCGCGGCCGGGCGATTAGCGCCGGCTGACGCAAAGCTCTACGCGCTGCGCGACATCACCGGCACCGTCGAGTCGCTGCCGCTGATCGCCAGCTCGGTGATGAGCAAGAAACTGGCCGAGGGCGCCGGGGCGCTGGTGCTCGACGTGAAGGTCGGCACCGGAGCGTTCATGACCTCCGAGGACCGTGCCCGCGAGCTGGCGCACACGATGGTCCGGCTCGGCGCGGCGCACGGGGTGCCGACGCACGCGCTGCTGACCGACATGAACCGTCCGCTGGGCCTTACCGCCGGCAACGCGCTGGAGGTCGCCGAGGCGCTGGACGTGCTGGCCGGCGGCGGTCCGCCCGACGTCGTGGAGCTGACGGTGACGCTGGCCACCGAGATGCTGCGGCTCGCCGGCGTCGACGGCCGCGACCCGGCGCAGACTCTGCGCGACGGCACCGCTATGGACCGGTTCCGGGCGCTGATCGCCGCGCAAGGCGGCGACTTGTCGGTGCCGTTGCCCGTCGGCGCGTGTTCGGAGAGCGTCACCGCGCCTCGGGGCGGCACAATGGGCGATATCGACGCGATGGCAGTGGGAATGACGGCATGGCGGCTCGGCGCGGGCAGGTCCCGCCCGGGCGAGCGGGTGCAGCCCGGCGCCGGGATCCGCATCCACCGCCGGCCCGGCGAGCCCGTCGCCGCCGGTGAGCCGCTGTTCACCCTGTACACCGACACCCCCGAACGCTTCCCCGCGGCAATGGCCGAGCTCGACGGCGGCTGGAGCGTCGGGGATGTACCGCCGGCCCCGCGGCCCCTGGTCATCGATCGGATCACCGGATGA
- a CDS encoding cytidine deaminase: protein MTTAAIDWNSLRDMAIQAAQGAYAPYSRLRVGAAAVVDDRRVITGCNVENVSYGLGLCAECGVVCALHSSGGGRLLALVCVDADGATLMPCGRCRQVLLEHGGPDLLIGHPDGPRRLGDLLPDAFGPDSLP, encoded by the coding sequence ATGACGACAGCCGCAATCGACTGGAATAGCCTGCGGGACATGGCAATCCAAGCTGCACAGGGCGCTTACGCGCCGTACTCGCGATTGCGGGTCGGGGCGGCGGCGGTGGTCGACGATCGCCGCGTGATCACCGGCTGCAATGTGGAGAATGTCTCATATGGTCTAGGTCTCTGCGCCGAGTGCGGTGTGGTGTGCGCCCTGCATTCGAGCGGCGGCGGCCGGCTTCTGGCGCTGGTGTGCGTCGACGCCGACGGGGCAACGCTGATGCCCTGCGGGCGCTGCCGGCAGGTGTTGTTGGAGCACGGCGGGCCGGACTTGCTGATCGGCCATCCCGACGGGCCGCGCCGGCTCGGCGACCTGCTGCCGGACGCGTTCGGCCCGGACAGCCTCCCGTGA
- the sdhC gene encoding succinate dehydrogenase, cytochrome b556 subunit, with amino-acid sequence MWSWVLHRITGATIFFFLFVHVLDTALVRVAPQTYNEVIDTYKTPIVGLMELGLVAAVLYHALNGVRVILIDFWAQGPRYQRLMFWAITAVWLLVMVPATVVIGIHMIGRFL; translated from the coding sequence ATGTGGTCGTGGGTTCTGCACCGCATCACCGGCGCGACCATCTTCTTCTTCCTGTTCGTACACGTCCTGGACACCGCGCTGGTCCGGGTGGCCCCGCAGACCTACAACGAGGTCATCGACACGTACAAGACGCCGATCGTCGGGCTGATGGAACTCGGCCTGGTCGCCGCGGTGCTCTACCACGCACTCAACGGCGTGCGGGTCATCCTGATCGACTTCTGGGCGCAGGGTCCCCGCTACCAGCGGCTGATGTTCTGGGCGATCACCGCCGTCTGGCTGCTGGTGATGGTTCCGGCGACGGTCGTGATCGGTATCCACATGATCGGGCGCTTCCTATGA